One genomic region from Pseudoduganella dura encodes:
- the serS gene encoding serine--tRNA ligase: MIDIQLLRKDIDTVAARLASRKFQLDVAGFSALESERKEIQTRTEELQGKRNALSKQIGMLKGKGEDTSAVMAEVAGIGDGLKANETALADVQQKLQAFLQAVPNLPHESVPVGTDESGNVEVRKVGTPRAFDFEVKDHVDVGAALGLDFDTATKLTGSRFSVMKGGIARLHRALAQFMLDTHTDKHGYTECYTPYMVNADSLLGTGQLPKFEADLFSVKKGGVEGEGETFYLIPTSEVTLTNTVRDEILPVDALPVKMTAHTPCFRSEAGSYGRDTRGMIRQHQFDKVEMVQIVHPEKSYEALDEMVGHAETILQQLGLPYRVLSLCTGDMGFGASKTFDLEVWLPAQNTYREISSLSNCEAFQARRMQARFRNAQGKPELVHTLNGSGLAVGRTLVAVLENYQQADGSVEIPAVLQPYMGGLTSLKA, translated from the coding sequence ATGATTGACATCCAACTTCTCCGTAAAGACATCGACACCGTGGCCGCCCGCCTGGCGAGCCGCAAGTTCCAGCTGGACGTTGCCGGATTCAGCGCGCTGGAGTCCGAGCGCAAAGAGATCCAGACGCGTACCGAGGAGCTGCAGGGCAAGCGCAATGCGCTGTCGAAGCAGATCGGCATGTTGAAGGGCAAGGGAGAAGATACCTCCGCCGTGATGGCCGAAGTGGCCGGCATCGGCGACGGGCTCAAGGCCAACGAAACCGCGCTGGCCGACGTGCAGCAAAAACTCCAGGCATTCCTGCAGGCGGTGCCCAACCTGCCGCACGAATCCGTGCCCGTCGGTACCGACGAATCCGGCAATGTGGAAGTGCGCAAGGTCGGCACCCCTCGCGCGTTCGATTTCGAAGTGAAGGACCACGTGGACGTTGGCGCCGCGCTGGGCCTGGACTTCGACACCGCAACCAAGCTGACCGGCTCGCGCTTCTCCGTCATGAAGGGCGGCATCGCACGCCTGCATCGCGCGCTCGCCCAGTTCATGCTCGACACGCACACGGACAAGCACGGCTACACGGAGTGCTACACCCCGTACATGGTCAACGCCGATTCGCTGCTCGGCACCGGCCAGCTGCCGAAATTCGAAGCCGACCTGTTCTCGGTGAAGAAGGGCGGCGTGGAAGGCGAGGGCGAGACCTTCTACCTGATCCCCACGTCGGAAGTAACGCTGACGAACACCGTGCGCGACGAGATCCTGCCGGTCGATGCGCTGCCGGTGAAAATGACCGCGCACACGCCGTGCTTCCGTTCCGAAGCGGGCAGCTACGGCCGCGACACGCGCGGCATGATCCGCCAGCACCAGTTCGACAAGGTCGAGATGGTGCAGATCGTCCACCCGGAAAAATCTTACGAAGCGCTGGACGAAATGGTGGGCCACGCCGAAACGATCCTGCAGCAGCTGGGCCTGCCTTACCGCGTGTTGTCGCTGTGCACCGGCGACATGGGCTTTGGCGCCAGCAAGACGTTCGACCTCGAAGTGTGGCTGCCGGCGCAGAACACGTACCGCGAGATCTCGTCGCTGTCGAACTGCGAAGCCTTCCAGGCCCGCCGCATGCAGGCGCGCTTCCGCAACGCGCAGGGCAAGCCGGAACTGGTGCACACGCTGAACGGCTCCGGCCTGGCCGTGGGCCGTACGCTGGTCGCCGTGCTGGAGAACTACCAGCAGGCCGACGGCAGCGTCGAGATTCCTGCCGTGTTGCAGCCGTACATGGGCGGCCTGACCTCGCTGAAGGCGTGA
- a CDS encoding YciI-like protein, producing the protein MHYLLTYELADDYLQRREQYRTEHLKLAWDAVERGELLLAGAAGEPIDSALLVFTIDAPAIAEDFAAADPYVRHGLVKRWTVRKWHTVVGDLASTPVR; encoded by the coding sequence ATGCATTACCTGCTGACTTATGAGCTCGCCGACGATTACCTGCAGCGCCGCGAGCAGTACCGCACTGAACACCTGAAGCTGGCTTGGGACGCCGTCGAACGCGGCGAACTGCTGCTGGCCGGCGCGGCGGGCGAGCCGATCGACAGCGCGCTGCTGGTCTTCACCATCGATGCGCCGGCCATTGCGGAAGACTTCGCCGCCGCCGATCCGTACGTCCGGCACGGCCTGGTCAAGCGCTGGACCGTGCGCAAATGGCACACGGTCGTGGGCGACCTGGCGAGCACGCCGGTGCGCTGA
- a CDS encoding alpha/beta fold hydrolase yields the protein MAATLIGNTQVHIDGTGPDTILMLHGWPDTAALWEPQAAAFSPYFRCVRFTWPGFEPGAPRKEHSLDALVALCEQVVLQVSPGRPVTLLVHDWGCLFGYNFAQRHPDLVSRVIGVDIGDAGSKAHLDEIGLKGKLGIMAYQLWLAAAWKIGGGVGESMTRSLARKMRVPAAPEALTVAKNYPYYSTWTGKYKSSRPFRPLCPMLYIYGTRKPFMFHSSAWVAELDGKPGSKAVAMDTDHWPMLRQPDSFNRLVLDWLGSPISTESTHALPADL from the coding sequence GTGGCGGCAACACTCATCGGCAACACCCAGGTCCACATCGATGGCACCGGCCCCGACACCATCCTGATGCTGCACGGCTGGCCCGACACCGCCGCGCTGTGGGAGCCGCAAGCCGCCGCCTTCTCGCCATACTTCCGCTGCGTGCGCTTCACCTGGCCCGGCTTCGAGCCCGGCGCGCCCCGCAAGGAACACTCGCTCGATGCGCTGGTCGCCCTGTGCGAACAGGTGGTCCTCCAGGTCAGCCCCGGCAGGCCGGTCACGCTGCTGGTGCACGACTGGGGCTGCCTGTTCGGCTACAACTTTGCGCAGCGCCACCCGGACCTGGTATCGCGCGTGATCGGCGTCGATATCGGCGACGCGGGATCGAAAGCGCACCTGGACGAGATCGGCCTGAAGGGCAAGCTCGGCATCATGGCGTACCAGTTATGGCTGGCGGCCGCCTGGAAGATCGGCGGCGGCGTGGGTGAATCGATGACGCGTTCACTGGCCAGGAAGATGCGCGTGCCGGCCGCGCCGGAGGCGCTGACGGTCGCAAAGAACTATCCCTACTATTCGACCTGGACCGGAAAGTACAAGAGCAGCAGGCCGTTCCGCCCGTTGTGCCCGATGCTCTATATTTACGGCACGCGCAAGCCGTTCATGTTCCATTCGTCCGCCTGGGTGGCCGAGCTGGACGGCAAGCCGGGCAGCAAGGCCGTGGCGATGGACACCGATCACTGGCCGATGCTGCGCCAACCCGATTCCTTCAACCGGCTCGTGCTGGACTGGCTCGGGTCACCCATTTCCACGGAAAGCACACATGCATTACCTGCTGACTTATGA